One part of the Dyadobacter sp. 676 genome encodes these proteins:
- a CDS encoding DUF4974 domain-containing protein, translating into MQKDQVFDDKPVTEAFDALARAYGISVVYNAETLSNCMISAQFGEENLKQRLNAICQAIGAGYNMENGQVVISSRGCN; encoded by the coding sequence GTGCAAAAGGACCAGGTATTCGACGACAAGCCGGTTACCGAGGCGTTCGACGCCCTGGCGAGGGCCTACGGGATCAGCGTCGTCTACAATGCAGAAACGCTTTCCAATTGCATGATCAGCGCGCAGTTCGGGGAGGAAAATCTGAAACAGCGGTTGAACGCAATATGCCAGGCCATCGGTGCCGGATATAATATGGAGAACGGTCAGGTTGTGATCAGCTCCAGAGGTTGTAATTAA